The nucleotide window GAACGGCATAACCTGCATATAACCACGCGCACCCACGCTGCTCACCGCAAACTTGCGAAACGCACTCTCCACCTGGATCAGGCCCAACACCAACGCGGTGTCCAGCCCAGCACGTTTGCTCTCGTACCAGACGGTTTGCAAAAATTCCTTGCGGGTTTCCCAGTCGGGTTTGCGCTTCTTGAGCCGTTCGCTCATGGCGCCCAGCCAGCGCAGGTACTTCAGACGTGCTTCGGTATCGGCAAACTCAGGAATCGGTGGTGCGGAGTTGTGAATGGCCGAGCTCAGTGCGGTACGCACCGCGTCGACCAGAGGCTCTTCAATTTGTGCACCGGCATTGGCTTGCTCCTGAAACAGGAGCAGACTGCACCCACCCAGCAAGGACACAAGGCCTTTTCGCCTTGAAATATCCCTAC belongs to Rhodoferax saidenbachensis and includes:
- a CDS encoding lytic transglycosylase domain-containing protein; the encoded protein is MNLPDGCRDISRRKGLVSLLGGCSLLLFQEQANAGAQIEEPLVDAVRTALSSAIHNSAPPIPEFADTEARLKYLRWLGAMSERLKKRKPDWETRKEFLQTVWYESKRAGLDTALVLGLIQVESAFRKFAVSSVGARGYMQVMPFWTRVLGDGDPGKLFHMQTNLRFGCVILRHYLERERGDLFLALGRYNGSRGKAPYPNAVFGAKRAWDFAG